The following proteins come from a genomic window of Thermoproteus sp.:
- a CDS encoding ABC transporter ATP-binding protein, giving the protein MPILKVDRLNAGYGKFHVLNDVSLEVEKGEIAVLLGPNGAGKSTLLNAVAGLANIYSGVIEVEGMDLTGRSPDEIRRAGVGYVMQSPNNFGTPNIFPELTVAENLLAASAGIDEREAKRALEDVLGLFPKLKELMGRKGKFLSGGERQMLAISMGLMRRPKLLMLDEPTAGLAPKVASEVFLAVRRIRDELGITVLLVEQNVRKALEIGDRAFVMVTGRLKYSGPARELDEEKVGRLILGQ; this is encoded by the coding sequence ATGCCGATCCTCAAAGTCGATAGGCTCAACGCTGGCTACGGCAAGTTCCACGTCCTCAACGACGTCTCGCTTGAGGTGGAGAAGGGCGAGATAGCCGTCCTGTTGGGCCCCAACGGCGCGGGGAAGTCGACTCTCCTCAACGCAGTGGCGGGGCTGGCCAACATCTATAGCGGAGTCATAGAGGTAGAAGGTATGGACTTGACGGGCAGGAGCCCCGACGAGATAAGGAGGGCGGGGGTCGGCTACGTGATGCAGTCGCCCAACAACTTCGGGACGCCCAACATATTCCCGGAACTCACTGTGGCCGAGAACCTGCTGGCTGCCTCAGCCGGCATAGACGAGAGGGAGGCGAAGAGGGCCCTGGAGGACGTGCTGGGTCTATTCCCCAAGCTAAAGGAGCTCATGGGGCGTAAGGGCAAGTTCCTGTCGGGCGGCGAGAGGCAGATGTTAGCCATCTCTATGGGCCTTATGCGGAGGCCTAAACTGCTCATGTTGGACGAGCCCACCGCCGGCCTCGCGCCTAAGGTGGCGTCGGAGGTGTTCTTGGCCGTCAGGAGGATTAGGGACGAGTTGGGAATAACGGTCCTCCTGGTGGAGCAGAACGTGCGGAAGGCGTTAGAGATCGGCGATAGGGCCTTCGTGATGGTGACGGGGCGTCTCAAATATTCGGGACCTGCGAGGGAGCTCGACGAGGAGAAGGTGGGCAGGTTGATCCTAGGCCAATAA
- a CDS encoding ABC transporter substrate-binding protein → MASRTVYIAIAVVVIIIIAIAAVLASQRQSQPSAPTTSSAPTTSTQTTTTSSTTSAPTTLTVTLGALLPLSGDLKSYGLGSQCAVQLAVQDANKMFASKGVQFQLVVQDTGTNPTQALQKIQTLYSQGITFVVGPMASSEVSAIMNFADQNHIVVVSQSSTSPALAVPKPYIFRLVPTDFYQGRAIAALLKYLGIKRIVIVYRADTWGQGLSSAIANYSSQLGIQVLGTFGFDPSTATTSAPAAVQEASKALGTPGPDAALVLVTFEQDGSVAAQAAANDPVLSKVRWFGTDGVAGSSILVQNAGQALVNAKFLATIAAPNPNDPRYQKFVQEYKQFCGSPPVAYDPYAYDAAMFIMSAIAYLHSADPTAVAHLLEQWGKNGTFVGVTGPVYLDQYHDRIYASYIIMGVAMVNGTPTWINAGFYNGTSGQITPFQQGIQYGLFSS, encoded by the coding sequence ATGGCATCCAGAACGGTCTATATAGCAATAGCGGTGGTCGTGATAATAATAATAGCCATCGCAGCTGTACTGGCCAGCCAAAGGCAATCCCAACCATCCGCCCCTACGACCTCCTCCGCGCCAACCACGTCGACTCAGACCACAACGACCTCCTCCACAACTTCGGCCCCCACAACACTTACAGTCACTCTCGGCGCCCTCTTGCCGCTCTCCGGCGACCTTAAGAGCTACGGCCTCGGCTCTCAATGCGCAGTACAGCTAGCCGTACAGGACGCTAATAAGATGTTCGCCTCCAAGGGTGTCCAATTCCAGTTAGTAGTACAGGACACTGGCACTAACCCGACGCAGGCATTGCAGAAAATACAGACGCTTTACTCCCAAGGCATAACCTTCGTGGTCGGGCCTATGGCCAGTAGTGAGGTTTCGGCCATAATGAATTTCGCAGACCAGAACCACATAGTTGTGGTGAGCCAATCTTCAACCTCCCCGGCGCTAGCTGTGCCTAAGCCCTACATCTTCAGGCTAGTCCCCACAGACTTCTATCAGGGCAGGGCTATCGCGGCACTGCTCAAATATCTAGGCATCAAGCGGATTGTAATAGTCTACCGCGCGGACACTTGGGGCCAAGGTCTCTCTTCAGCAATAGCGAACTACTCCTCCCAACTGGGCATACAGGTACTGGGCACTTTTGGCTTTGACCCATCTACCGCTACTACCTCTGCTCCCGCTGCAGTCCAGGAGGCGTCTAAGGCGTTAGGCACGCCGGGACCCGACGCGGCATTGGTGCTAGTCACTTTTGAGCAAGATGGCTCCGTGGCGGCGCAGGCGGCTGCCAACGACCCGGTGTTAAGCAAAGTGAGGTGGTTCGGCACCGACGGCGTAGCCGGCTCGTCGATATTGGTTCAAAACGCCGGGCAGGCTCTAGTCAACGCTAAGTTCCTTGCCACCATCGCAGCGCCTAATCCCAACGATCCGCGGTATCAGAAATTCGTCCAGGAGTATAAGCAGTTCTGCGGCTCTCCGCCTGTGGCCTACGACCCCTATGCCTATGATGCGGCTATGTTCATAATGTCGGCCATTGCATATTTACACTCCGCCGACCCAACCGCGGTGGCGCACCTATTGGAGCAGTGGGGCAAGAACGGCACGTTTGTAGGCGTGACCGGGCCTGTTTATCTGGACCAGTACCACGACCGCATCTATGCCAGCTATATAATAATGGGCGTGGCCATGGTCAACGGGACACCGACTTGGATAAATGCCGGCTTCTACAACGGCACCAGCGGGCAAATAACGCCGTTCCAGCAAGGCATACAGTACGGCCTCTTCAGCTCGTAA
- a CDS encoding ABC transporter ATP-binding protein: MLEVKGIVKEFGAFRALDGVDMSVERGKVTLLIGPNGSGKTTLINVVTGVYKPEAGTVLFAPDDKAVNITGWPPHKIFALGLVRTFQIPQVFQKLTVIENLLAVARGQVGEGVLSSITRGRWRRQEEELAERAFKILDMVGLGEYWDHYAYSLSAGQMKLLEVARALMAGAKMIILDEPIAGVPVDQAHELFKTIRDINASGITFLIVEHRIDIAFKYVDYVYAMASGRVISKGTPDVVAKDPKVIESYIGG; encoded by the coding sequence ATGCTTGAGGTAAAGGGTATTGTTAAAGAGTTTGGGGCATTTAGGGCGCTGGACGGCGTGGATATGTCAGTGGAGAGGGGAAAGGTAACTCTACTCATAGGTCCCAACGGCTCGGGGAAGACCACGTTGATAAATGTAGTCACTGGCGTATACAAGCCGGAGGCGGGCACGGTCTTATTCGCCCCGGATGACAAGGCCGTGAACATAACGGGGTGGCCTCCCCATAAGATCTTCGCGCTGGGCCTCGTCAGGACTTTTCAAATCCCACAGGTATTCCAAAAGCTGACTGTCATCGAGAACCTCCTCGCCGTCGCGAGGGGGCAGGTCGGTGAGGGGGTCCTCTCGTCTATAACTAGAGGCCGTTGGAGGAGGCAAGAGGAGGAGCTGGCCGAGCGGGCCTTTAAGATATTGGACATGGTGGGCCTCGGCGAGTATTGGGATCACTACGCCTATTCGCTCTCGGCGGGGCAGATGAAATTGTTGGAGGTGGCGAGGGCCCTCATGGCGGGCGCCAAAATGATAATCTTGGACGAGCCGATCGCCGGCGTCCCAGTGGACCAGGCACACGAGCTTTTTAAGACCATTAGGGACATAAACGCCTCGGGTATAACCTTCCTGATCGTAGAGCACCGTATAGACATAGCCTTTAAGTATGTGGACTACGTCTACGCCATGGCCAGCGGCCGCGTGATATCCAAGGGGACTCCAGACGTCGTGGCCAAAGACCCCAAGGTAATAGAGAGCTATATAGGCGGGTGA
- a CDS encoding branched-chain amino acid ABC transporter permease gives MPDLSGFINNVLLPAIIYSNIFSLASIGLTMTYITTKIPSFAHGDLAAIGAYASFYLSYFLYGGFKPGSIYITMPAAALAGALLAYLSYIGVFRPMIRRNASITTLMIASFGLHYMIFGAMAIADGIAQTALGVNTSNYLMTPGQIVIPGLTQDEVTAITSTIALAAVGAALYYLLNKTKFGVVMRASIDNAPLARAMGINVERVYAIAWLIIGAITGIAGVFMGLIFPVTEELGWLRLPLIFVAVVVGGLSSIYGGIIGGYIVGFSIVLGWNYVLQPLGLTPEYQLAIPFIIVIITLLLAPQGVAGIIASRRRR, from the coding sequence ATGCCAGACCTATCCGGATTTATTAACAACGTCTTGTTGCCAGCAATAATCTACTCTAATATATTCTCTCTTGCCTCCATAGGGCTCACAATGACGTATATAACCACTAAGATACCCTCTTTTGCCCACGGCGACCTCGCCGCAATAGGGGCCTATGCGAGCTTCTACCTCTCGTACTTCCTCTACGGCGGGTTTAAGCCCGGCTCGATATATATCACAATGCCGGCCGCCGCCCTTGCAGGGGCACTACTCGCCTACCTCTCCTATATAGGGGTGTTCAGGCCCATGATTAGGCGGAACGCCAGCATAACCACATTAATGATCGCGTCGTTTGGCCTCCACTATATGATATTTGGCGCCATGGCGATAGCAGACGGGATAGCCCAGACCGCGCTCGGCGTGAACACCAGCAACTATTTAATGACGCCGGGCCAGATAGTAATACCGGGACTTACCCAAGACGAGGTGACCGCCATAACCAGCACTATAGCTCTGGCCGCAGTCGGCGCGGCCCTCTATTACCTTCTCAACAAGACCAAATTCGGCGTCGTCATGAGGGCCAGTATAGACAACGCGCCTCTGGCGAGGGCCATGGGGATAAACGTAGAGAGGGTATACGCCATCGCTTGGCTTATAATTGGCGCCATCACCGGCATAGCAGGCGTCTTCATGGGCCTCATATTCCCTGTCACGGAGGAGCTGGGCTGGTTGAGACTGCCCCTCATCTTCGTTGCGGTAGTCGTAGGAGGCCTCTCAAGCATCTACGGCGGGATAATTGGCGGCTATATAGTGGGCTTCAGCATAGTATTAGGCTGGAACTACGTCCTCCAGCCGCTGGGCCTCACGCCGGAGTACCAACTAGCTATACCATTCATAATAGTCATAATTACTCTGCTCTTGGCGCCGCAGGGGGTGGCCGGCATAATAGCGAGTAGGAGGAGGAGATGA